The Shewanella mangrovisoli genome has a window encoding:
- a CDS encoding ABC transporter permease, producing MILGLARSWSLTGYAIAALLVLPLFALILQAAQPDEAVFGHLLSTVLPTYISNSLWLILWVSIGSLLLALPCAWLMARCEFVARRYLQWALLLPLAMPAYIVAYVYTDLLDYAGPVQTGLRSVFGWSSPQDYFFPDIRTLGGAACVLSLVLFPYIYLLARTAFMEQSLSLAHASRIMGCSPWQSFWRLSLPMARPALAVGVALVAMETAADFATVNYFAVPTLTTAVYDTWLGYGNLTAAAKLSAIILLVVFSLIGVERFARRKQQLFQKQSRIQASDLYRLSPMQTLLALGYCITLLLLAFVLPSGILLSYAIDYFEQSWDPIFWQLSVNSLSLALITSSVCCVIALILMFIRRVSPRSSDALPSRLASTGYALPGTVLAIGVLVPLTLLDFAINDVADWLGMTGPGLLLTGSTVALVFAFCVRFVAIAIGSVETSYKRISPSLDMVSLTLGQSPRRLLQRVHLPLLTKGLFAGALLVFIESMKELPAALLLRPIGFENLATYVFQFVSDEKLEHGALPAIVIVLVGLVPLIYLNRSLEQDSR from the coding sequence ATGATTTTAGGATTAGCCAGAAGCTGGTCGCTTACTGGTTATGCCATAGCCGCGCTACTGGTGTTACCCCTCTTTGCGTTAATCCTTCAGGCTGCGCAGCCCGATGAGGCCGTATTTGGTCATCTGCTCTCCACTGTACTACCCACCTATATCTCCAACAGCCTATGGTTGATCCTGTGGGTGAGTATTGGCTCACTGTTGCTGGCATTGCCCTGCGCTTGGTTGATGGCGCGTTGTGAGTTTGTCGCTAGGCGTTATCTGCAATGGGCATTATTGCTGCCCTTGGCCATGCCAGCCTACATTGTTGCCTACGTGTATACCGATTTACTCGATTACGCAGGCCCTGTGCAAACAGGGCTTCGCTCAGTGTTTGGTTGGAGTTCGCCGCAGGATTACTTTTTCCCCGATATCCGTACCTTAGGCGGCGCGGCGTGTGTGTTGTCGCTGGTGCTCTTTCCCTATATTTATCTGTTGGCGCGCACCGCGTTTATGGAGCAATCCCTAAGCTTGGCCCACGCTTCGAGGATTATGGGCTGCTCGCCGTGGCAGAGTTTTTGGCGTTTATCCTTACCTATGGCAAGGCCAGCTTTGGCCGTGGGAGTGGCCTTAGTGGCGATGGAGACCGCGGCGGATTTTGCCACGGTTAACTACTTTGCCGTGCCTACCCTGACCACAGCCGTGTACGACACTTGGCTGGGTTATGGCAATTTGACGGCTGCGGCTAAGCTTTCGGCCATAATCCTCTTGGTAGTGTTTAGTTTGATTGGGGTAGAGCGTTTTGCCCGCCGCAAGCAGCAGTTATTCCAAAAGCAGTCTCGCATTCAAGCGAGCGATTTATATCGGCTCTCACCGATGCAAACCCTGCTTGCCCTCGGTTATTGCATCACCTTGTTACTGCTGGCCTTTGTACTGCCAAGCGGCATTTTGCTCTCCTATGCCATCGATTATTTTGAGCAGAGCTGGGATCCGATTTTCTGGCAATTGAGCGTGAACAGCTTGAGCCTCGCACTTATAACTAGCTCTGTATGTTGTGTGATTGCATTGATATTGATGTTTATTCGCCGCGTGAGCCCAAGGTCGAGCGATGCGCTGCCATCACGCTTGGCATCGACTGGCTATGCCTTGCCTGGCACAGTGCTGGCGATTGGCGTGCTAGTGCCGTTAACCCTGCTCGATTTTGCGATCAATGATGTAGCCGATTGGTTGGGAATGACAGGCCCTGGGCTCCTGCTTACGGGCAGTACGGTCGCACTGGTTTTTGCCTTTTGTGTGCGCTTTGTGGCTATCGCCATTGGCAGTGTGGAGACCAGCTATAAACGCATCTCTCCGTCACTGGACATGGTGAGTCTGACTCTGGGGCAGAGCCCAAGACGACTATTGCAAAGAGTGCATCTGCCGCTGCTCACTAAGGGATTATTTGCTGGGGCGCTACTGGTGTTTATCGAAAGCATGAAAGAATTACCGGCGGCATTGTTGCTGCGGCCCATAGGGTTTGAGAATCTCGCCACCTATGTATTTCAGTTTGTCTCAGACGAAAAGCTTGAACATGGCGCCTTGCCCGCTATTGTGATTGTGCTCGTGGGGTTAGTCCCACTGATTTATTTAAACCGTTCCTTGGAGCAAGATAGCCGATGA
- a CDS encoding Dyp-type peroxidase produces MDIQNMPREQLGVCAEGNLHSVYLMFNASDNDNVESQLRPCIANVAQYIYELTDQYSDSAFNGFVGIGANYWDSLYPDARPEMLKPFPAMQAGNREAPAIEYDLFVHIRCDRYDILHLVANEISQMFEDLVELVEEERGFRFMDSRDLTGFVDGTENPKGRHRQEVALVGDEDPEFKGGSYIHVQKYAHNLSKWHRLPLKKQEDIIGRTKQDNIEYESEDKPLTSHIKRVNLKDDNGKSIEILRQSMPYGSLKEQGLMFISTCRTPEHFEKMLHSMVFGDGAGNHDHLMHFTSALTGSSFFAPSLDFLMQFDN; encoded by the coding sequence ATGGATATTCAAAATATGCCGCGTGAACAGTTGGGTGTGTGTGCAGAGGGAAACTTACATAGCGTCTATTTGATGTTTAATGCGAGCGACAACGATAACGTTGAATCGCAATTGCGTCCCTGTATTGCCAACGTTGCGCAGTATATTTATGAGTTGACGGATCAATACTCCGACAGCGCATTCAATGGTTTTGTGGGCATCGGCGCCAACTATTGGGACAGCCTCTATCCCGATGCTCGCCCTGAAATGCTCAAGCCATTCCCTGCAATGCAAGCGGGTAACCGTGAGGCGCCAGCGATCGAATACGATCTGTTTGTGCATATTCGCTGCGACCGCTACGACATTTTGCATTTAGTCGCCAACGAAATCAGCCAAATGTTCGAAGATTTAGTCGAGTTAGTCGAAGAGGAACGCGGCTTTAGATTTATGGATAGTCGCGACTTAACAGGCTTTGTCGATGGCACCGAAAATCCGAAAGGGCGTCATCGTCAAGAGGTTGCCTTGGTCGGGGATGAAGATCCTGAATTTAAGGGCGGCAGCTATATTCACGTGCAAAAGTACGCCCATAACTTGAGTAAGTGGCATAGATTACCGCTTAAAAAGCAAGAAGATATTATCGGTCGTACCAAGCAAGACAACATCGAATACGAGTCGGAAGATAAGCCATTAACCAGCCATATTAAGCGGGTAAACCTCAAGGATGACAACGGCAAGTCGATTGAGATTTTGCGCCAGAGCATGCCTTACGGTTCGCTCAAGGAGCAAGGGCTGATGTTTATTTCAACCTGTCGCACCCCAGAGCACTTTGAGAAGATGCTCCACAGCATGGTGTTTGGCGATGGTGCGGGTAACCACGATCACTTGATGCACTTTACCAGTGCCTTGACGGGGTCTTCTTTCTTCGCCCCAAGCTTAGATTTTTTGATGCAGTTCGATAATTAA
- a CDS encoding 5-formyltetrahydrofolate cyclo-ligase, with translation MSITSPVSNTSAPTVKGPHGNQSAIDTQSLSPNLSPTLSPTLSRAELRKQIRLARRSLSLEEQAEASLAAGQRMLEKLSTLNAQHVALYLTHDGELATAPLIKALWQQGIHTYLPRLHPFNAGQLLFLHYHADSPMLPNQFGILEPKLDVRAVMPIERLDVVITPLVAFDIKGNRMGMGGGYYDRTLANWHAKGKPLPMGYAHDCQQVTALPCEHWDVPLPTIITPSREWRFD, from the coding sequence ATGTCTATCACTTCACCTGTCTCGAACACTTCGGCCCCAACAGTCAAGGGGCCACACGGCAATCAGTCTGCAATTGATACCCAGTCGCTAAGCCCAAATCTAAGCCCAACGCTAAGCCCAACACTAAGTCGCGCCGAATTGCGTAAACAGATCCGCTTGGCTCGCCGCTCGCTTTCGTTAGAAGAGCAGGCAGAGGCAAGCCTTGCCGCAGGTCAGCGAATGCTCGAAAAACTGAGCACGCTGAATGCCCAGCATGTAGCACTTTACCTCACCCACGATGGTGAACTGGCTACCGCTCCGCTTATCAAAGCGCTTTGGCAACAGGGGATTCACACCTATCTGCCACGGCTCCACCCTTTTAATGCAGGGCAATTATTGTTTTTGCATTACCACGCCGACTCGCCAATGCTGCCGAATCAATTTGGCATTTTAGAGCCTAAGTTGGATGTGCGCGCTGTGATGCCGATTGAACGGCTCGATGTGGTGATCACCCCACTGGTTGCCTTTGATATCAAAGGTAATCGCATGGGCATGGGCGGCGGCTATTACGACAGAACGCTTGCCAATTGGCACGCCAAAGGTAAACCTCTGCCTATGGGTTACGCCCATGATTGCCAGCAAGTCACAGCCCTGCCCTGCGAGCATTGGGATGTGCCCTTACCGACGATTATCACCCCAAGCCGCGAATGGCGGTTCGACTAG
- the folM gene encoding dihydromonapterin reductase — translation MTAPIIITGVGKRIGYALAKHLLAQGHKVIGTYRSHYPSIDELQSLGATLIQCDFYDNAQLQTLIEQLSQYPKIRAIIHNASDWLPDNSPSLAAHEVMQRMMQVHVSVPYQMNLALAQQLRAGAEGEIGASDIIHFTDYVAEKGSAKHMAYAASKAALDNLTLSFAAQLAPEVKVNAIAPAMILFNPSDDEAYRQKTLAKAILPKEAGNQEIIALVDYLLASRYVTGRSHNVDGGRHLK, via the coding sequence ATGACAGCTCCCATTATTATCACAGGTGTGGGTAAACGCATCGGCTACGCCCTCGCGAAACACTTGCTCGCCCAAGGGCACAAGGTGATTGGCACCTATCGCAGCCATTATCCCAGCATCGATGAGTTGCAGTCTTTGGGTGCGACTCTAATCCAATGCGACTTCTACGATAATGCGCAGCTGCAAACCCTGATTGAGCAATTGAGCCAATACCCTAAAATCCGCGCCATTATCCATAACGCCTCTGACTGGCTGCCAGACAACAGCCCAAGCCTTGCCGCCCATGAAGTCATGCAGCGCATGATGCAGGTGCATGTGAGCGTGCCCTATCAAATGAACTTGGCCTTAGCCCAGCAGCTGCGAGCGGGAGCCGAGGGCGAGATTGGTGCCAGCGATATTATTCATTTCACCGATTATGTTGCCGAAAAGGGCAGTGCCAAGCACATGGCTTACGCGGCCAGCAAGGCGGCACTGGATAACTTAACCTTATCCTTTGCGGCGCAATTGGCACCTGAGGTCAAAGTCAATGCGATTGCGCCGGCAATGATCCTCTTTAATCCAAGCGATGATGAGGCCTATCGGCAAAAGACCTTGGCTAAGGCCATCTTGCCAAAAGAAGCTGGAAATCAGGAGATTATCGCCTTAGTGGATTATCTATTGGCGAGCCGCTACGTCACAGGGCGTAGCCACAATGTCGATGGTGGGCGGCATTTAAAGTAA
- a CDS encoding LysR family transcriptional regulator gives MDKIAAMRSFIEVANCGSFTKAAEHLDLSRLQVSRHIQEIEQWLSLRLLHRTTRSVSLTLQGEEALQYCQRVLSEVAAMESRAHSHNTELVGSIRIATPVGLGQHSLFDVVDRFIKLHPKVNIQLLMSDSFAQLVDERVDVALRYTEQPDENLIARKLMSIDAVLCAAPSYLAQAEPLTVPNDLLSHNCLIHSSQQHWQLLKEQQSELIKPMGNLMANEMGVLVSAALRGHGIAYLPCDLANPYLASGQLQEVLPEYTAPGQTLWAVYLSRSYQQALVRAFIDFTAQQWQQDLSKWTTAS, from the coding sequence ATGGATAAAATCGCCGCCATGCGCAGCTTTATCGAAGTGGCCAACTGTGGCAGCTTTACTAAGGCCGCAGAACACCTCGATCTCAGTCGCCTACAGGTATCACGTCATATTCAAGAAATTGAGCAGTGGCTGAGTTTACGTTTATTGCACCGCACGACCCGCAGCGTCAGCCTCACTCTGCAGGGGGAAGAAGCCCTGCAATATTGCCAGCGGGTGCTGAGCGAAGTCGCCGCGATGGAAAGCCGCGCCCATAGTCATAACACCGAATTAGTTGGCAGTATTCGGATTGCTACGCCCGTCGGGCTTGGGCAACACAGTCTGTTTGATGTGGTCGATCGCTTTATAAAATTGCACCCTAAGGTCAATATTCAACTGTTAATGTCGGACAGTTTTGCCCAGTTGGTGGATGAGCGGGTGGACGTGGCACTGCGCTATACCGAGCAGCCCGATGAGAATTTGATTGCCCGCAAACTGATGAGCATAGATGCCGTGCTGTGCGCCGCGCCCAGTTACTTAGCTCAAGCCGAGCCGCTAACCGTCCCTAACGATCTACTCAGCCATAATTGCCTTATTCATAGCTCGCAGCAACACTGGCAGCTCCTCAAGGAGCAACAGAGTGAGCTGATTAAACCAATGGGGAATCTGATGGCGAATGAAATGGGAGTGCTGGTTAGCGCCGCATTGCGCGGGCATGGCATTGCCTACTTGCCCTGTGACTTAGCTAATCCCTATCTCGCCAGCGGCCAACTGCAAGAAGTGCTCCCCGAATACACGGCGCCAGGGCAAACCCTCTGGGCGGTGTACCTCTCCCGCAGTTATCAACAAGCGCTGGTGCGCGCCTTTATCGATTTTACCGCCCAGCAGTGGCAGCAGGATCTCAGCAAGTGGACGACGGCGAGTTAA
- a CDS encoding ABC transporter ATP-binding protein: MTSTLNLHQVHSDYQGQQVLKGLDLTLAQGEILALLGPSGCGKTTLLRAVAGLQAISQGEIQINGKTVSGAGQFVPSEQRGIGMIFQDYALFPHLTVAENILFGVAKLTATQRKARLDDMLALVKLEGLAKRYPHELSGGQQQRVSIARALAYEPQLLLLDEPFSNIDAQVRHSMMAEIRSILKQRNVSAVFVTHSKDEAFVFADTLAIFNQGVIVQHGRAEDLYAAPNSRYVADFLGSGNYLPAEVLDGHSVVTPIGELRSLTPLSQSHAFNGQVFLRPQQLALSADDAGVGTITERRFLGAFCHYWVKVEAASHAHYVEVRSQIMQLNVGQRVGLSTEPHSLVLFES, from the coding sequence ATGACCAGCACCCTCAATCTTCATCAAGTCCATAGCGATTATCAGGGCCAACAGGTACTCAAAGGCTTAGATTTAACCCTGGCACAAGGGGAAATCCTCGCGCTGTTAGGCCCAAGTGGCTGCGGCAAAACCACCTTGCTCAGGGCGGTGGCTGGATTGCAGGCCATCAGCCAAGGTGAGATCCAAATTAATGGCAAGACGGTCAGCGGCGCGGGGCAATTTGTGCCGAGTGAGCAGCGGGGAATTGGGATGATCTTCCAAGACTACGCCTTGTTCCCCCATTTGACCGTCGCCGAGAATATTCTCTTTGGCGTAGCAAAATTAACGGCTACGCAGCGCAAGGCGCGCTTGGATGACATGCTTGCCCTAGTGAAACTCGAAGGCTTAGCCAAGCGTTATCCCCATGAGTTGTCCGGCGGGCAGCAGCAGCGGGTGTCGATTGCCCGCGCGCTTGCCTATGAGCCGCAATTACTGTTACTCGATGAGCCTTTTTCGAATATCGATGCCCAAGTGCGCCACAGCATGATGGCGGAGATCCGCAGCATTCTCAAACAACGTAATGTCAGCGCGGTATTTGTGACTCACAGTAAGGACGAGGCCTTCGTCTTTGCCGATACCTTGGCCATTTTTAACCAAGGTGTGATAGTGCAGCATGGCCGCGCCGAAGACTTATATGCCGCGCCTAATAGCCGTTATGTGGCGGATTTTCTGGGCAGTGGTAACTACTTACCCGCTGAAGTGCTCGATGGTCATAGCGTTGTCACTCCGATTGGCGAGCTGCGCAGCCTGACGCCCTTGTCACAATCCCATGCTTTCAATGGCCAAGTGTTTTTGCGGCCACAGCAATTGGCGCTCAGCGCAGATGATGCGGGTGTGGGCACTATTACCGAGCGGCGCTTCCTCGGGGCATTTTGCCATTACTGGGTGAAAGTCGAGGCGGCGTCCCATGCCCATTATGTCGAAGTGCGTAGCCAAATCATGCAGTTGAATGTCGGCCAGCGGGTGGGATTAAGCACTGAGCCGCATTCCTTAGTGCTATTTGAATCTTAA
- the argR gene encoding transcriptional regulator ArgR — MQTTKNQDDLVRIFKAILKEERFGSQSEIVAALQAEGFSNINQSKVSRMLSKFGAVRTRNAKQEMVYCLPAELGVPTAGSPLKNLVLDVDHNQAMIVVRTSPGAAQLIARLLDSIGKPEGILGTIAGDDTIFICPSSIQDIADTLETIKSLFNYAE, encoded by the coding sequence ATGCAAACGACCAAGAATCAGGATGACCTTGTTAGAATTTTTAAGGCGATTTTAAAAGAGGAGCGCTTTGGCTCCCAGAGTGAAATTGTCGCCGCTTTACAAGCAGAAGGCTTTAGCAATATTAACCAATCGAAAGTGTCTCGGATGCTCAGCAAGTTCGGTGCAGTGCGCACCCGTAACGCTAAGCAGGAGATGGTTTATTGCTTACCCGCCGAACTAGGCGTGCCTACCGCAGGCAGCCCGTTAAAGAACTTAGTACTCGATGTTGACCATAACCAAGCCATGATTGTCGTTCGCACCAGCCCTGGCGCCGCGCAATTAATTGCCCGTTTATTGGATTCCATCGGTAAGCCAGAAGGGATTTTGGGAACCATTGCCGGAGACGACACTATCTTTATTTGTCCATCCAGCATCCAAGATATCGCCGATACCTTGGAAACCATCAAATCTTTATTCAACTACGCAGAATAA
- a CDS encoding thiol-disulfide oxidoreductase DCC family protein: MELRIFYDGNCPLCSAEMRQLKARDPDDRIELVDLNAEHFGARFGYIDKEYANTILHGETASGEILLGLDVTCKAWGLTGTRPWVQMLRLPLIKPIADWCYLRFAKHRYRISYLLTGKTRCDNQCQLPK, from the coding sequence ATGGAACTGCGGATTTTTTACGACGGTAATTGCCCTTTATGTAGCGCCGAAATGCGTCAGCTTAAAGCGCGCGATCCCGATGATCGCATCGAACTTGTGGATCTTAATGCCGAGCATTTTGGCGCTCGATTCGGCTATATCGATAAAGAGTACGCCAATACCATTCTTCATGGTGAAACGGCGTCGGGGGAGATTTTGCTTGGGCTCGATGTAACCTGCAAAGCTTGGGGATTAACGGGTACGCGCCCTTGGGTGCAGATGCTACGGTTGCCACTTATCAAACCTATCGCGGATTGGTGCTACCTGAGATTCGCCAAGCACAGATACCGCATCTCTTACTTACTGACGGGCAAGACGCGCTGCGACAATCAATGCCAACTGCCTAAGTAG
- the mdh gene encoding malate dehydrogenase has product MKVAVLGAAGGIGQALALLLKTQLPAGSKLSLYDIAPVTPGVAVDLSHIPTAVEIKGFAGEDPTPALEGADVVLISAGVARKPGMDRSDLFNINAGIVRNLIEKVAVTCPKALVGIITNPVNTTVAIAAEVLKKAGVYDKNRLFGVTTLDVIRSETFIAELKGLNVADVKVNVIGGHSGVTILPLLSQVEGVTFSDEEVASLTKRIQNAGTEVVEAKAGGGSATLSMGQAACRFGMSLVRGLQGEANIVECAYVDGGSEHAEFFAQPVLLGKNGIEKVLPYGEVSAFEANARDSMLDTLKGDIKLGVDFVK; this is encoded by the coding sequence ATGAAAGTTGCTGTACTTGGTGCTGCTGGTGGTATCGGCCAGGCTCTCGCCCTACTGTTAAAAACTCAATTACCTGCGGGTTCTAAACTGTCTCTATACGATATCGCACCGGTTACTCCGGGTGTTGCGGTTGACTTGAGCCACATCCCTACTGCGGTAGAAATCAAAGGTTTTGCTGGTGAAGATCCAACGCCTGCACTGGAAGGTGCTGACGTTGTTCTAATTTCTGCTGGTGTTGCGCGTAAGCCTGGTATGGATCGTTCAGATCTGTTCAACATCAACGCAGGTATCGTTCGTAATCTGATCGAAAAAGTGGCAGTAACGTGCCCTAAAGCCTTAGTGGGTATCATTACTAACCCAGTAAACACTACTGTTGCTATCGCAGCTGAAGTGTTGAAGAAAGCGGGTGTTTACGACAAGAACCGTCTGTTCGGTGTGACGACTCTGGACGTTATCCGTTCTGAAACTTTCATCGCTGAATTAAAAGGCTTAAACGTTGCTGACGTTAAAGTGAACGTCATCGGCGGCCACAGCGGTGTGACTATTCTGCCATTACTGTCTCAAGTTGAAGGCGTGACTTTCTCTGATGAAGAAGTCGCTTCTCTGACCAAGCGTATCCAAAACGCGGGTACTGAAGTGGTTGAAGCTAAAGCCGGTGGCGGAAGCGCGACTCTATCTATGGGTCAAGCGGCTTGCCGTTTCGGTATGTCTCTGGTTCGTGGTCTGCAAGGCGAAGCTAACATCGTTGAATGTGCTTACGTTGATGGCGGCAGCGAGCACGCAGAATTCTTCGCTCAACCAGTGCTGTTAGGCAAAAACGGTATCGAAAAAGTACTGCCTTACGGTGAAGTGAGCGCATTCGAAGCTAACGCCCGTGATTCTATGTTAGATACGCTGAAAGGCGATATCAAACTAGGCGTTGATTTCGTTAAGTAA
- a CDS encoding cell division protein ZapA yields MSNSAVEITLLGRTYSIACPKGQEDALRVVAQGVEQQLISMKNRTNSLSREEIAIMAALNIGHELYQEKQKNKHYMKQMDDRISLLQSTLENALVERSTK; encoded by the coding sequence ATGAGTAATAGTGCAGTTGAAATCACCCTGCTAGGGCGCACCTACTCTATCGCCTGCCCGAAAGGTCAGGAAGATGCCCTACGCGTTGTGGCGCAAGGTGTTGAGCAACAGCTCATCTCGATGAAAAATCGCACCAACAGCTTAAGCCGCGAAGAAATTGCCATTATGGCGGCGCTGAATATTGGACACGAGTTGTACCAAGAAAAACAAAAGAATAAGCACTATATGAAACAAATGGATGACCGCATCAGCCTGTTGCAGTCAACCTTGGAAAACGCCTTAGTTGAGCGTTCAACCAAATAG
- the ggt gene encoding gamma-glutamyltransferase — protein sequence MIKTIKSICTLVTVATAMSSSGVLAMDRITGKAFATRSEVYATHGMAATSQPLATQVAIDVLKQGGSAVDAAIAANAMLGLVEPTGAGVGGDLFAIVWSAKDKKLYGLNASGRSPKSLTLEKLKSLGLDYLPPFGPLPVSVPGAVDGWFELHNKFGKLPMADNLAPAIRYAREGFPVSELIAYYLNGSGKKLGQFPGFKETYMPNGKMPAVGEIFKNPALANTYEKIAKGGRDAFYKGDIAKSIDKYMKAQGGYLSYEDLASHTSDWVEPVSANYRGYDVWELPPNGQGIAALQILKTMEPFDVAAMGFNSPEYVHLFVEAKKLAFADRAKFYADMAFNKVPVKELISQQYNYDRAKLIDLNKAAKSVDAGNPALQHGDTVYLTTADKDGNMVSLIQSNYRGMGSGMTPPDLGFVLQDRGQMFDLTEGRFNTYAPGKRPFHTIIPAFVTKDGKPWLSFGVMGGATQPQMHAQIIVNLIDFKMNLQEAGDAPRILHTGSTEPTGEVMNDGGYVSLESGFPVETRRELIKKGHVLRDGLGDFGGYQAIGFNAETGVYRGASESRKDGYAAGY from the coding sequence ATGATAAAAACAATAAAATCAATTTGTACCTTAGTCACAGTGGCGACAGCAATGTCGTCATCAGGAGTGTTGGCCATGGATAGGATCACGGGTAAAGCCTTTGCGACGCGCTCAGAAGTGTATGCCACCCATGGGATGGCGGCGACCAGCCAACCGCTAGCGACACAGGTGGCGATTGATGTGTTAAAACAGGGCGGCAGTGCCGTGGATGCGGCGATTGCGGCCAATGCCATGCTGGGCTTAGTCGAGCCTACTGGTGCCGGGGTTGGCGGTGATTTATTTGCCATTGTCTGGAGCGCTAAAGATAAAAAGCTCTATGGCCTCAATGCTTCGGGTCGTAGCCCCAAATCCTTAACCCTAGAGAAGCTTAAATCCCTCGGATTAGATTACTTACCGCCCTTTGGGCCGCTGCCCGTGTCGGTTCCCGGCGCGGTGGATGGATGGTTCGAGCTGCACAACAAGTTCGGCAAACTGCCTATGGCCGATAATTTAGCCCCAGCCATTCGTTATGCCCGCGAAGGTTTCCCCGTTTCTGAGCTGATTGCCTATTACCTTAATGGCAGTGGTAAAAAACTCGGTCAATTCCCCGGTTTTAAAGAAACCTATATGCCCAATGGTAAAATGCCTGCGGTAGGGGAAATATTTAAAAATCCTGCATTAGCAAACACCTACGAGAAAATTGCCAAGGGCGGTCGCGATGCATTTTATAAGGGCGATATCGCCAAGAGCATTGATAAATACATGAAGGCGCAAGGCGGTTACCTCAGTTATGAAGACCTAGCCAGCCATACTAGCGACTGGGTTGAACCCGTATCGGCCAACTACCGTGGCTACGATGTGTGGGAACTGCCGCCCAACGGACAGGGGATTGCTGCACTACAGATCTTAAAAACCATGGAGCCCTTCGATGTCGCGGCCATGGGCTTTAACAGCCCCGAATATGTGCATCTTTTCGTAGAGGCTAAGAAACTCGCCTTTGCCGACCGCGCAAAATTCTATGCCGATATGGCCTTTAACAAAGTGCCAGTGAAGGAATTGATTTCGCAGCAATACAATTACGATCGCGCCAAACTTATCGACTTAAACAAGGCGGCTAAGAGTGTCGATGCGGGGAATCCTGCGTTGCAACATGGGGATACTGTGTATCTCACTACTGCTGATAAAGACGGCAATATGGTGTCGCTGATCCAGAGTAACTATCGCGGCATGGGCTCAGGTATGACGCCACCGGATCTAGGCTTTGTGCTGCAGGATCGCGGGCAGATGTTCGATCTCACCGAAGGCCGTTTCAACACTTATGCGCCGGGTAAGCGTCCCTTCCATACCATTATTCCCGCCTTTGTGACTAAAGACGGTAAACCTTGGTTGAGTTTTGGCGTGATGGGCGGTGCAACACAGCCGCAAATGCACGCGCAGATCATTGTTAATCTGATTGATTTTAAAATGAACTTGCAAGAAGCGGGCGATGCCCCCAGAATTTTGCACACAGGTTCGACCGAGCCTACGGGTGAGGTGATGAATGACGGCGGCTATGTGAGCTTAGAATCAGGCTTCCCCGTTGAAACCCGCCGTGAGCTAATTAAGAAAGGCCATGTGCTACGCGATGGGCTCGGCGATTTTGGTGGATATCAAGCCATTGGTTTTAATGCCGAAACGGGCGTTTACCGCGGCGCCTCCGAGAGCCGTAAAGACGGTTATGCCGCAGGTTACTAA
- a CDS encoding NAD(P)-dependent oxidoreductase, which yields MKIAVLGASGWIGGTIFNEALSRGHEVVALVRDPSKLGETAAEVRSVDLTQPLEADTFAGVDLVIAAVGARAEQNHGLVAKTVNNLLAVLPQAKVPRLLWVGGAGSLEVAPGVTLVSSPDFPPAYKDEALAQGEALKAFRATNTMVNWTFVSPAAEIYPGASEGPYRLGGDSFFTDANGQSKISVADYAKAMLDEAENAAHPNQRISVAY from the coding sequence ATGAAAATTGCAGTATTAGGTGCATCAGGTTGGATTGGCGGAACCATTTTTAACGAGGCGCTGAGCCGTGGTCATGAAGTGGTTGCCTTAGTGCGTGACCCAAGCAAGCTTGGCGAAACCGCGGCAGAAGTGCGTAGTGTTGACCTGACTCAGCCATTGGAAGCCGACACATTTGCGGGTGTCGATTTAGTGATTGCCGCAGTCGGTGCGCGCGCCGAGCAGAATCACGGCTTAGTGGCAAAAACGGTCAATAATCTACTAGCCGTGTTACCACAAGCAAAAGTGCCTCGTCTACTTTGGGTCGGTGGTGCAGGGAGTTTAGAAGTGGCGCCGGGAGTGACCTTGGTTTCAAGCCCAGATTTCCCACCGGCCTATAAGGACGAAGCCTTAGCTCAAGGTGAAGCATTAAAGGCATTTCGCGCCACCAACACCATGGTTAACTGGACTTTTGTTAGCCCAGCGGCAGAAATTTATCCAGGCGCCAGCGAAGGTCCTTACCGTTTAGGTGGCGATAGCTTCTTTACCGATGCGAATGGCCAGAGCAAGATTTCAGTGGCCGACTACGCCAAAGCGATGCTCGATGAAGCGGAAAACGCGGCGCATCCTAATCAAAGGATCAGTGTGGCTTACTAA